A single genomic interval of Burkholderia cepacia ATCC 25416 harbors:
- a CDS encoding DUF333 domain-containing protein, with translation MSVRLVVICALALAASGAFAQPLPPGQQPPSSQQATANPASVNCTKLGGHHTVRNLSSGQVGMCVFKDGRVCEEWALYRDDRCVGGATPKRVSN, from the coding sequence ATGTCCGTCCGTCTGGTCGTCATCTGTGCGCTGGCGCTTGCCGCGTCTGGCGCGTTCGCCCAACCGCTGCCGCCCGGGCAGCAACCGCCGTCGTCCCAGCAGGCGACGGCCAATCCCGCATCGGTCAATTGCACCAAGCTCGGCGGCCACCACACGGTACGCAACCTGTCGAGCGGGCAGGTCGGCATGTGCGTGTTCAAGGACGGCCGCGTGTGCGAGGAGTGGGCGCTGTACCGCGACGACCGCTGCGTCGGCGGCGCGACGCCGAAGCGCGTCTCGAACTGA
- a CDS encoding group II truncated hemoglobin: MTDVNDDAPSQPTAFELVGGEARVREMVDRFYDLMDLEPEFAQIRALHPASLDGSRDKLFWFLCGWLGGPDHYISRFGHPRLRARHLPFPIASVERDQWLRCMAWAMEDVGLPEPLRERLMHSFYDTADWMRNRPG, encoded by the coding sequence ATGACCGATGTGAATGACGATGCGCCGTCGCAGCCGACGGCGTTCGAGCTCGTGGGCGGTGAAGCCCGCGTGCGCGAAATGGTGGACCGCTTTTACGACCTGATGGACCTCGAGCCCGAGTTCGCGCAGATTCGCGCGCTGCACCCGGCGTCGCTCGACGGTTCGCGCGACAAGCTGTTCTGGTTCCTGTGCGGGTGGCTCGGCGGCCCCGACCACTACATCAGCCGGTTCGGCCATCCGCGGCTGCGCGCGCGGCACCTGCCGTTCCCGATCGCGTCGGTCGAGCGCGATCAGTGGCTGCGCTGCATGGCGTGGGCGATGGAGGATGTCGGATTGCCCGAACCGCTGCGCGAGCGGCTCATGCATTCGTTCTACGATACGGCCGACTGGATGCGCAACCGGCCCGGTTGA
- a CDS encoding DUF924 family protein — MTIDTTHAGAALDPHAREILDFWFGEPGSAEFGQARKVWFNGGAAFDDVLRTRYSALLDAACDGGCDHWAGSPSGALALIVVLDQFSRNIHRGTPRAFAADPKALALARRVVAAGWDAQLPSGHHRAFAYLPFEHDESVESQREAVRLCAGIRDEAGCESYHRFALLHAAVVERFGRFPHRNAILGRESSDEETAFLREPGSSF; from the coding sequence ATGACGATCGACACCACCCACGCAGGCGCGGCGCTTGATCCGCATGCGCGGGAGATCCTGGATTTCTGGTTCGGCGAGCCGGGCTCGGCCGAATTCGGGCAGGCGCGCAAGGTCTGGTTCAACGGCGGGGCGGCGTTCGACGACGTGCTGCGCACACGCTATAGCGCTTTGCTCGACGCTGCGTGCGACGGCGGATGCGATCACTGGGCAGGTTCGCCGTCGGGTGCACTTGCGTTGATCGTCGTGCTCGACCAGTTCTCGCGCAACATCCATCGCGGTACGCCGCGCGCGTTTGCCGCCGACCCGAAGGCGCTCGCGCTTGCACGTCGCGTGGTCGCGGCCGGCTGGGACGCGCAGTTGCCGAGCGGACATCACCGCGCGTTTGCGTATCTGCCGTTCGAGCACGACGAGTCGGTCGAAAGCCAGCGCGAGGCCGTGCGCCTGTGCGCGGGCATCCGCGACGAGGCAGGCTGCGAAAGCTATCACCGCTTCGCGTTGCTGCATGCGGCCGTCGTCGAGCGCTTCGGCCGCTTTCCGCACCGGAACGCGATTCTCGGACGCGAGTCGAGCGACGAGGAAACGGCGTTTCTTCGCGAGCCCGGTTCGTCGTTCTGA
- the kdpE gene encoding two-component system response regulator KdpE has product MSEPSLTVVLIEDEKQIRRFVRAALEEEDIAVFEAETGKQGLIDAATRKPDLVIVDLGLPDTDGLDVIRELRGWSEVPVIVLSARTQEEEKVAALDAGADDYLTKPFGVSELRARIRAQLRRRNQGGANESPKVSFGTVTVDLALRQVWRDGEIVHLTPLEYRLLATLVRHAGRVLTHRQLLRDVWGPSHVESHHYLRIYMAHLRQKLERDPAQPEYIVTETGVGYRLVGAA; this is encoded by the coding sequence ATGAGTGAACCCAGCCTGACCGTCGTCCTGATCGAGGACGAAAAGCAGATCCGCCGTTTCGTGCGCGCCGCGCTCGAGGAGGAGGACATCGCGGTGTTCGAGGCCGAGACGGGCAAGCAGGGGCTGATCGACGCGGCGACGCGCAAGCCCGATCTCGTGATCGTCGACCTCGGCCTGCCCGATACCGACGGCCTCGACGTGATCCGCGAACTGCGCGGCTGGTCCGAGGTGCCGGTGATCGTGCTGTCGGCGCGCACGCAGGAAGAAGAGAAGGTCGCGGCGCTCGATGCGGGTGCCGACGATTACCTGACCAAGCCGTTCGGCGTGTCCGAACTGCGCGCGCGGATCCGCGCGCAACTGCGCCGGCGCAACCAGGGCGGCGCGAACGAGTCGCCGAAGGTGAGCTTCGGCACCGTGACGGTCGATCTCGCGCTGCGCCAGGTGTGGCGCGACGGGGAGATCGTGCACCTGACGCCGCTCGAGTACCGGTTGCTCGCCACGCTCGTGCGCCACGCGGGGCGCGTGCTCACGCACCGGCAGCTGCTGCGCGACGTGTGGGGGCCGTCGCACGTCGAAAGCCACCACTACCTGCGCATCTACATGGCGCACCTGCGCCAGAAGCTCGAGCGCGACCCGGCGCAGCCCGAGTACATCGTCACCGAGACGGGCGTCGGATACCGGCTCGTCGGCGCCGCATGA
- a CDS encoding DUF4126 domain-containing protein gives MIEAISLGAGLAWASGLRLYLTVLIAGLLARFGWLHLPDTLAVLTSPWVIGAAAVLTVTEFLADKIPAFDSLWDAVHTFIRIPAGAVLAAGALGHADPTVLAVAGLAGGSLAGAAHVAKAGTRALINLSPEPISNWVASSTEDGLVVGGLVLAFFVPLAFLVLLAAFIAASAWALPRLWRGVSGGFRGMANHMVSRLNSIGGKRD, from the coding sequence ATGATCGAAGCCATTTCGCTCGGCGCGGGGCTCGCGTGGGCGAGCGGCCTGCGCCTGTACCTGACGGTGCTGATCGCCGGCCTGCTGGCGCGGTTCGGCTGGCTGCACCTGCCCGACACGCTGGCCGTCCTGACGTCGCCGTGGGTCATCGGCGCCGCGGCCGTGCTCACCGTCACCGAATTCCTTGCCGACAAGATCCCCGCGTTCGACTCGCTGTGGGATGCCGTGCACACCTTCATCCGCATTCCGGCCGGCGCCGTGCTCGCGGCCGGCGCGCTCGGCCATGCCGATCCGACCGTGCTTGCGGTCGCGGGGCTCGCCGGCGGTTCGCTCGCCGGTGCCGCGCACGTGGCGAAGGCCGGCACACGCGCGCTGATCAACCTGTCTCCCGAACCGATTTCGAACTGGGTCGCATCGTCGACCGAGGACGGCCTCGTGGTCGGCGGGCTCGTGCTCGCGTTCTTCGTTCCGCTCGCCTTCCTGGTGCTGCTCGCCGCCTTCATCGCGGCTTCCGCGTGGGCGCTCCCGCGTCTGTGGCGGGGTGTCTCGGGCGGCTTTCGCGGCATGGCGAACCACATGGTGTCGCGGCTGAACTCGATCGGGGGGAAGCGCGATTGA
- the sugE gene encoding quaternary ammonium compound efflux SMR transporter SugE: protein MAWVWLLIAGLLEVAWAAGLKSSDGFTKLGPSVFTIVTALASFGLLAVAMRQLPLGTAYAVWTGIGAVGAFVFGIVMMGEALTAARVASAALIVAGLIGLKLSSAA from the coding sequence ATGGCGTGGGTATGGTTGTTGATTGCCGGTTTGCTGGAAGTGGCCTGGGCGGCCGGCCTGAAATCGTCGGACGGCTTCACGAAGCTCGGTCCGTCGGTGTTTACGATCGTGACGGCGCTGGCCAGCTTCGGGCTGCTCGCGGTCGCGATGCGCCAGTTGCCGCTCGGCACCGCGTACGCGGTGTGGACGGGCATCGGCGCGGTCGGTGCGTTCGTGTTCGGCATCGTGATGATGGGCGAGGCGCTGACCGCCGCGCGCGTCGCGAGTGCCGCGCTGATCGTCGCGGGGCTGATCGGCCTCAAGCTGTCGTCGGCGGCCTGA
- a CDS encoding ABC transporter permease, translating into MRAHAGRFGLRDLIRQAARMTARDWRAGELTLLVLALVLAVAALTSVGFLADRLRQGLERDARQMLGADFVVRADRPVDPSFDRQARALGLRTATTAIFPSMIASATGGQASDAAPSRLAAVKAVSPGYPLRGAVEILPAGASASQKAAGIPAPGTVWADPALLDALHLKAGDTVRVGLRTFKVAASISRELDRGFSFVNFSPRLMMRADELAATGLTGYGSRVTYRLLVAGDQQAVARFEAYAHARVDGGKLRGAGLESLQEGQPQVRQTLDRARHFLTLVALLTALLAAVAIAMAAQRYMRRHLDGCATMRCLGVSRRTLGALFALEFAGIGIVSGAAGAVLGYGGHWALLAALGGLIDVVLPPPTPWPALIGVGAALVLLLGFALPPLVPLTRVPPVRVLRREWGDASRTAWAAYAIGVVLFAGLLIVAAGNLKLGLIVAGGFAGALVGFALIARLVLFAAARAVRNARVAAGVGWRYALASLHRRGTASALQITALALGLMCLLLIAITRNDLVAGWRQSTPPDAPNQFLIDIQPDQRADVAAYLAAHGVRDAVPAPMVRGRLVAINGKPVNPDAYPSDEARRLVDREFNLSYTTELPSDNRIVEGDWFGTAATPQISIEAGLAKTLNVKPGDVLRFDVTGLTVDAPITSVRKLDWGSFRVNFFVLMPPPVLKDFPAVYLTSFHLPASDAALLDPLIARYPNLTAIDVAPILAQLQRMMLQVVGAVQFLFAFTLAAGVLVLYTALAGTRDERVREAALLRALGASRAQVNAVQRAEFIVVGALAGALASAGAIAVGWVLASRVFDFQLAVDPWLVPAGIAAGIVCAGAAGWLSLHNVLRRPALQSLRDA; encoded by the coding sequence ATGCGTGCGCATGCCGGCCGCTTCGGCCTGCGCGACCTGATCCGCCAGGCTGCCCGCATGACCGCGCGCGACTGGCGCGCGGGCGAACTGACGCTGCTCGTCCTTGCACTGGTACTCGCGGTCGCGGCGCTGACGAGCGTCGGCTTCCTCGCCGACCGGCTGCGCCAGGGGCTCGAGCGCGACGCGCGCCAGATGCTCGGTGCCGATTTCGTCGTGCGGGCCGACCGCCCCGTCGATCCGTCGTTCGACCGGCAGGCTCGCGCGCTCGGCCTGCGTACCGCGACGACCGCGATCTTCCCGAGCATGATCGCGTCCGCCACGGGCGGGCAGGCGTCCGACGCGGCGCCGTCGCGCCTCGCGGCCGTGAAGGCCGTGTCTCCCGGCTATCCGTTGCGCGGCGCGGTCGAGATCCTGCCGGCCGGTGCCTCCGCCTCGCAGAAGGCGGCCGGGATTCCCGCGCCGGGCACCGTGTGGGCCGATCCGGCGCTGCTCGATGCGCTGCACCTGAAGGCGGGCGATACGGTGCGCGTCGGGTTGCGCACGTTCAAGGTCGCCGCATCGATCTCCCGCGAACTCGATCGCGGGTTTTCGTTCGTCAATTTTTCGCCGCGGCTGATGATGCGCGCGGACGAACTCGCCGCGACCGGGCTCACGGGCTACGGCAGCCGGGTCACGTACCGGCTGCTGGTCGCCGGCGACCAGCAGGCCGTCGCGCGCTTCGAAGCGTATGCGCACGCACGCGTCGACGGCGGGAAGCTGCGCGGTGCCGGTCTCGAGTCGCTGCAGGAAGGCCAGCCGCAGGTGCGGCAGACGCTGGATCGCGCGCGCCACTTCCTGACGCTCGTCGCGCTGCTCACCGCGCTGCTCGCGGCGGTCGCGATCGCGATGGCCGCGCAGCGCTACATGCGGCGCCATCTCGACGGCTGCGCGACGATGCGCTGTCTCGGCGTGAGCCGCCGCACGCTCGGCGCGTTGTTCGCGCTCGAATTCGCCGGCATCGGCATCGTATCCGGCGCCGCAGGCGCGGTGCTTGGCTACGGCGGTCACTGGGCGTTGCTGGCCGCGCTCGGCGGACTGATCGACGTGGTGCTGCCGCCGCCCACGCCGTGGCCGGCGCTGATCGGCGTGGGCGCCGCGCTCGTGCTGCTGCTCGGCTTCGCGCTGCCGCCGCTCGTGCCGCTCACGCGCGTGCCGCCGGTGCGCGTGCTGCGGCGCGAGTGGGGCGACGCGTCGCGCACCGCGTGGGCCGCGTATGCGATCGGCGTCGTGCTGTTCGCGGGGCTGCTGATCGTGGCCGCCGGCAACCTGAAGCTCGGGCTGATCGTCGCGGGCGGTTTCGCCGGCGCGCTGGTCGGTTTCGCGCTGATCGCGCGGCTCGTGCTGTTCGCCGCCGCGCGGGCGGTGCGCAACGCGCGTGTGGCCGCGGGCGTCGGCTGGCGTTACGCGCTCGCGTCGCTGCACCGGCGCGGCACGGCCAGCGCGCTGCAGATCACGGCGCTGGCGCTCGGCCTGATGTGCCTGCTGTTGATCGCGATCACGCGCAACGACCTCGTTGCGGGCTGGCGGCAGTCGACGCCGCCCGATGCGCCGAACCAGTTCCTGATCGACATCCAGCCCGACCAGCGTGCCGACGTCGCGGCGTATCTGGCCGCGCACGGCGTGCGCGACGCGGTGCCCGCGCCGATGGTGCGCGGCCGCCTCGTCGCGATCAACGGCAAGCCGGTGAATCCGGATGCCTACCCGTCCGACGAGGCCCGCCGGCTCGTCGACCGCGAGTTCAACCTGTCTTATACGACCGAGTTGCCGTCCGACAACCGGATCGTCGAAGGCGACTGGTTCGGCACCGCGGCCACGCCGCAGATCTCGATCGAGGCCGGCCTCGCGAAGACGCTGAACGTGAAGCCGGGCGACGTGCTGCGCTTCGACGTGACGGGGCTGACGGTCGACGCGCCGATCACGAGCGTGCGCAAGCTCGACTGGGGCTCGTTCCGCGTCAATTTCTTCGTGCTGATGCCGCCGCCGGTGCTGAAGGATTTCCCGGCCGTATACCTGACGAGCTTCCATCTGCCGGCCTCGGACGCCGCGTTGCTCGATCCGCTGATCGCGCGCTACCCGAACCTGACCGCGATCGACGTCGCGCCGATCCTCGCGCAGTTGCAGCGGATGATGCTGCAGGTGGTCGGTGCGGTGCAGTTCCTGTTCGCGTTCACGCTGGCGGCCGGTGTGCTCGTGCTCTACACGGCGCTGGCCGGCACGCGCGACGAGCGGGTGCGCGAGGCTGCGCTGCTGCGCGCGCTCGGCGCATCGCGGGCGCAGGTCAATGCGGTGCAGCGCGCGGAATTCATCGTGGTCGGCGCGCTGGCCGGCGCGCTGGCGTCGGCGGGTGCGATCGCGGTCGGCTGGGTGCTCGCGTCGCGCGTGTTCGACTTCCAGCTTGCCGTCGATCCGTGGCTCGTGCCGGCCGGCATCGCGGCCGGCATCGTGTGCGCCGGTGCGGCCGGCTGGCTGAGCCTGCATAATGTGCTGCGGCGCCCCGCGCTGCAGTCGCTGCGCGACGCATGA
- a CDS encoding DUF4118 domain-containing protein, producing the protein MNRPDPDQLLDKLQRDEEKQRRGQLKIFFGASAGVGKTYAMLQAARQRLQEGVDVVVGIVETHGRSETAALLDGLDVLPLARIDYRGRTLAEFDLDGALARQPQLILVDELAHSNVQGARHMKRWQDVYELLDAGIDVYTTVNVQHLESLNDVVGAITGIRVWETVPDRVFDAADEVTLVDLPAEELLERMRDGKVYLAQQAERAVRNFFRKGNLIALRELALRRTADRVDAQMREYRADRSIQRIWQARERLLVCVGPGPEAPTLVRAAARLAASLKADWIAVYVETPRLQRLPDARRQRTLDALKLAAELGAETATLAGADAVAALIGYAKVRNVSKIVAGGSPKVGLVRRLARPFGEQLAERAGDVDLMLIRASASDEARAAPLDARARDWRDAFAQFGTHRSPPRHYAYAAAICTAITVVASLVSERLDLTNLVMLYLLGVVFSAVRLGRGPGVLQSFLSVAAFDYFFVPPRMSFSVSDTQYLLTFFGMLLTSLVISHLTSTLTRQASVAQRRERRTGAIYAMARELGAALTTEQIVEIGSRHVGEVFRARVAFLLPDSADKVRQKIEEPDAAVTLTGADLDSDVGQWVYDQQKPAGRGTDTLPATVALYLPLKAPMRTRGVLAVASREPRELEVPEQQRMLDAFAAQIALALERVHYVEIARDALVNMESERLRNSLLSAISHDLRTPLTTIVGFSSMLANGRAAAQGGDAAAAERFAQREGELVDAIHDEALRMTGIVTNLLDMARLQAGSLQLKRQWSLLEETVGAALAACKRVLSRHPARVVLPADLPLLQMDAVLMERLFTNLFENAAKYTPPDTPLEIGAERVTDDGLPFVRVHVDDHGPGLPAGMETRIFDKFTRGEKESATPGIGLGLAICRAIVEAHGGKIGALNRTAPDGHVTGARFWFTLPVETPPAAPAVSDDEPEVPGASSPSESLPDHE; encoded by the coding sequence ATGAATCGTCCCGATCCAGACCAACTCCTCGACAAGCTGCAACGTGACGAAGAAAAGCAGCGGCGCGGCCAGCTCAAGATCTTCTTCGGCGCATCGGCCGGTGTCGGCAAGACCTACGCGATGCTGCAGGCCGCGCGCCAGCGCCTGCAGGAAGGCGTCGACGTCGTCGTCGGCATCGTCGAGACCCACGGGCGCAGCGAAACCGCCGCACTGCTCGACGGTCTCGACGTGCTGCCGCTCGCGCGCATCGACTATCGCGGCCGCACGCTCGCCGAATTCGATCTCGACGGCGCACTCGCGCGCCAGCCGCAACTGATCCTCGTCGACGAGCTCGCGCATTCGAACGTGCAGGGCGCACGTCACATGAAGCGCTGGCAGGATGTGTACGAACTGCTCGACGCGGGCATCGACGTCTATACGACCGTCAACGTCCAGCACCTCGAAAGCCTGAACGACGTGGTCGGCGCGATCACCGGCATCCGCGTGTGGGAGACGGTGCCCGACCGCGTATTCGACGCGGCCGACGAAGTCACGCTCGTCGACCTGCCGGCCGAGGAACTGCTCGAGCGGATGCGCGACGGCAAGGTCTATCTCGCGCAGCAGGCCGAGCGCGCGGTGCGCAACTTCTTCCGCAAGGGCAACCTGATCGCGCTGCGCGAGCTGGCGTTGCGGCGCACGGCCGATCGCGTCGACGCGCAGATGCGCGAATACCGCGCCGACCGTTCGATCCAGCGCATCTGGCAGGCGCGCGAACGGCTGCTCGTATGCGTCGGGCCGGGCCCCGAGGCGCCGACGCTCGTGCGCGCGGCCGCGCGGCTCGCCGCGAGCCTGAAGGCCGACTGGATCGCCGTCTATGTGGAGACGCCGCGGCTGCAGCGGCTGCCCGACGCGCGGCGGCAGCGTACGCTCGATGCGCTGAAGCTCGCCGCCGAACTCGGCGCGGAGACGGCCACGCTCGCCGGCGCCGACGCGGTCGCCGCGCTGATCGGCTATGCGAAGGTGCGCAACGTGTCGAAGATCGTCGCGGGCGGCTCGCCGAAGGTCGGGCTCGTGCGCCGCTTGGCGCGACCGTTCGGCGAGCAGCTCGCCGAACGCGCGGGCGACGTCGACCTGATGCTGATCCGTGCGTCCGCGAGCGACGAGGCGCGCGCCGCGCCGCTCGACGCGCGTGCGCGCGACTGGCGCGACGCGTTCGCGCAGTTCGGCACGCATCGCTCGCCGCCGCGGCACTACGCGTATGCGGCCGCGATCTGCACGGCGATCACGGTCGTCGCGAGCCTCGTGTCCGAGCGGCTCGACCTCACGAACCTCGTGATGCTGTACCTGCTCGGCGTCGTGTTCTCGGCCGTGCGGCTCGGGCGCGGCCCGGGCGTGCTGCAGTCGTTCCTGTCGGTGGCCGCGTTCGATTACTTCTTCGTGCCGCCGCGCATGTCGTTCTCGGTCAGCGACACGCAATACCTGCTGACCTTCTTCGGGATGCTGCTGACGTCGCTCGTGATCAGCCACCTGACGTCGACGCTGACGCGCCAGGCGAGCGTCGCGCAGCGCCGCGAGCGCCGCACCGGCGCGATCTACGCGATGGCGCGCGAGCTGGGCGCGGCGCTCACGACCGAGCAGATCGTCGAGATCGGCAGCCGCCACGTGGGCGAGGTGTTCCGCGCGCGCGTCGCGTTCCTGCTGCCCGACAGCGCGGACAAGGTGCGGCAGAAGATCGAGGAGCCCGACGCGGCCGTCACGCTGACGGGCGCCGACCTCGACAGCGACGTCGGCCAGTGGGTATACGACCAGCAGAAGCCGGCCGGCCGCGGCACGGATACGTTGCCCGCGACGGTCGCGCTGTACCTGCCGCTGAAGGCGCCGATGCGCACGCGCGGCGTGCTCGCGGTCGCGTCACGCGAACCGCGCGAACTCGAGGTACCCGAGCAGCAGCGGATGCTCGACGCATTCGCCGCGCAGATCGCACTCGCGCTCGAACGCGTGCACTACGTCGAGATCGCGCGCGACGCGCTCGTCAACATGGAATCCGAACGGTTGCGCAACTCGCTGCTGTCGGCGATCTCGCACGACCTGCGTACGCCGCTCACGACGATCGTCGGTTTCTCGTCGATGCTCGCGAACGGACGCGCGGCCGCACAGGGCGGCGACGCCGCGGCGGCCGAGCGCTTCGCGCAGCGCGAGGGCGAACTCGTCGATGCGATTCACGACGAGGCGCTGCGGATGACGGGCATCGTCACGAACCTGCTCGACATGGCGCGGCTGCAGGCCGGCAGCCTGCAGCTCAAGCGCCAGTGGTCGCTGCTCGAGGAAACCGTCGGCGCGGCGCTCGCCGCATGCAAGCGCGTGCTGTCGCGCCATCCCGCACGCGTCGTGCTGCCGGCCGACCTGCCGCTCCTGCAGATGGACGCGGTGCTGATGGAGCGCCTGTTCACCAACCTGTTCGAGAACGCGGCGAAGTACACGCCGCCCGATACGCCGCTCGAGATCGGCGCGGAGCGCGTGACCGACGACGGGCTGCCGTTCGTGCGCGTGCATGTCGACGATCACGGCCCGGGCCTGCCGGCCGGCATGGAAACGCGGATCTTCGACAAGTTCACGCGCGGCGAGAAGGAGTCGGCGACGCCGGGCATCGGGCTCGGCCTCGCGATCTGCCGCGCGATCGTCGAGGCGCACGGCGGTAAAATCGGCGCGCTCAACCGCACCGCGCCCGACGGCCACGTGACGGGCGCGCGCTTCTGGTTCACGCTGCCGGTCGAGACGCCGCCGGCCGCGCCTGCCGTATCCGACGACGAACCCGAGGTGCCGGGTGCGTCGTCCCCATCCGAGTCATTGCCAGACCATGAGTGA
- a CDS encoding alanyl-tRNA editing protein: MTTQALFREDAYLTQCDAVVLAVGEDGIRLDRTVFYPLGGGQAGDTGTLTLPDGSTIAIADTRKAKFDGATPDDAVHVPAPGQEARVAALVPGSRVAAEIDWLRRYRHMRLHTAAHLMCAVLPYAVDGCSVTADYVRLDFATSDPIDRDDVERRLAGLVVGAHPVTTEWITDDEMAGRPDLVRTMSVKPPMGLGRVRLLRIEHVDLQPCGGTHVRNTAEIGELRIAKLEKKSARTRRLVLEFA; the protein is encoded by the coding sequence ATGACGACACAAGCGCTGTTTCGCGAAGACGCGTACCTCACGCAATGCGACGCGGTCGTTCTGGCCGTCGGTGAAGACGGCATCCGGCTCGACCGCACCGTGTTCTATCCGCTCGGCGGCGGCCAGGCCGGCGACACCGGCACGCTGACGCTGCCCGACGGCAGCACGATCGCGATCGCCGATACGCGCAAGGCGAAGTTCGACGGCGCGACCCCCGACGATGCCGTGCACGTGCCCGCACCGGGGCAGGAGGCGCGTGTCGCGGCGCTCGTGCCCGGCTCGCGCGTCGCCGCGGAGATCGACTGGCTGCGCCGCTATCGCCACATGCGCCTGCATACGGCCGCGCACCTGATGTGCGCGGTGCTGCCGTACGCGGTCGACGGCTGCAGCGTGACGGCCGACTATGTCCGTCTCGATTTCGCGACGTCCGACCCGATCGACCGCGACGATGTCGAGCGGCGCCTCGCCGGCCTGGTGGTCGGCGCGCACCCGGTCACGACCGAGTGGATCACCGACGACGAGATGGCCGGGCGGCCGGACCTCGTGCGCACGATGAGCGTGAAGCCGCCGATGGGCCTCGGCCGGGTGCGGCTGCTGCGCATCGAGCATGTCGACCTGCAGCCGTGCGGCGGCACGCATGTGCGCAACACGGCCGAAATCGGCGAGCTGCGAATCGCGAAACTGGAAAAGAAGAGCGCGCGCACCCGGCGCCTCGTCCTGGAGTTTGCATGA
- the kdpC gene encoding potassium-transporting ATPase subunit KdpC — protein sequence MKTLIRPLVVLFVVLTAVTGLAYPAVMTVFGQAVFPSQANGSLIEKDGKPVGSALIGQPFDAPKYFWGRLSATAPMPYNATGSGGSNLGPLNPSLADQVKGRIAALRDAGTDMSKPVPVDLVTASASGLDPEITPAAAAYQVERVAKARNLTPDAVAQLVAANTTGRQFGVLGEARVNVLKLNLALDAAQAAH from the coding sequence ATGAAAACGTTGATTCGCCCGCTCGTCGTGCTCTTCGTCGTCCTGACCGCCGTGACGGGCCTGGCTTACCCGGCCGTGATGACCGTGTTCGGCCAGGCCGTGTTCCCGTCGCAGGCGAACGGCAGCCTGATCGAGAAGGACGGCAAGCCGGTCGGCTCCGCGCTGATCGGCCAGCCGTTCGATGCGCCGAAGTACTTCTGGGGCCGGCTGTCGGCCACGGCCCCGATGCCGTACAACGCGACCGGCTCCGGCGGCTCGAACCTCGGCCCGCTGAACCCGTCGCTCGCCGACCAGGTGAAGGGGCGCATCGCCGCGCTGCGCGACGCGGGCACCGACATGTCGAAGCCCGTGCCGGTCGACCTCGTGACGGCGTCGGCGAGCGGCCTCGATCCGGAGATCACGCCGGCCGCCGCCGCGTACCAGGTCGAGCGCGTCGCGAAGGCGCGCAACCTGACGCCCGACGCGGTCGCGCAGCTCGTCGCCGCGAACACGACGGGCCGCCAGTTCGGCGTGCTCGGCGAGGCGCGCGTGAACGTGCTGAAGCTGAACCTCGCGCTCGACGCGGCGCAGGCCGCGCACTGA